The stretch of DNA acgcttttttcaaaaAACGATGTAAAAAGTGTGTTTAATAGGGAAGTGGTCGATTTTGATGAAAAGGGTTCACGAACTTCATGAATTGATTTAGGGTTCACGTTGGTGGTTCAAGCTCCTTTCACGAtttcatttggttttgattttgcTTCTGTTTAGGTTCAtgattttatgtgttttgtttttaactttaattttgacaattattttaaaatttagtataatataatgatagtttaaaaaaatataaattgtattttttaatttgaaataatataataataactttaatCCACATAGGCATCTGTCAcatcaccatttttttttatacgtcattaaaaatatgacaATTCATCATAATTTGGACTCATTCAATTTGGAGGACCAAAGCTGaacacaaacaaaatggggggactactttcatgATTCACTTATAataggggaccaaaagtgcaattaagccaaaagaTATTGAGTTAAATAAAACAattgagtaaaataaataagggtAAATCAAAATATGTTACTTAAATTGACTATTTCTCAGTTCCTATAtctaaaatgacaaaaaatcaAGGATAAATAAATGGAGTAATAATAGGTTAccatctaatttattttttgaatgaaaTACCATCAAACTTTTTTGAATAGGAACACGAGCTTTTGCTTTTTTAATAGGTAACGTAAGCCGTCATtagttttgaattattttaaactgATGATTTACTATGAACCatttataaaatagagtttttaaaaagttttttcaCAAACTTAGAACGAGTTGGAGTTATGAATCTAAATTAGTCCGTTCTATAACAAGATTTACTTTTAACAGGAGAGAGGAAACttgaaaaatgtatttttctaaGTCTCTTGTATATCATCCTCCGGTTAGTGTGGCGGCTTCAGGCTTAAGAGTCGATAAATAATTGAACCTGAAAGAGGTTACAATGTTTGAGGTATTCAATATCAGGTTAAGTACGATTTTTGTCTATAACAGTAAATATCCAAGTTAAGACTAGAAATACTAGCGCCATAGCACTAGAAACTAGAAATTATGCAAACTTGGTACTCTTGAAGCCTGTGGGACAGTTCAATCCAAAATGAgaattataaatgaattttacTCGGCATTACATGTGAAACACGATGCAGATTAGAATTTCTTGATGAAGTCGTATATGTGTGCGTTGATCTCTTCCGGTCTTTCCTGATTTATGAAGTGAGCTACTCCTTCCATCACAACCATTTCTTGCAAGTATGGTACTTCTCTCCTAAAGCCACCATTATGTATATACTCCTTAACTCCTGGTGTGTTATATGTAAGGTCCAAGTCTCCCACAATAAATTTCACCGGTACTTTGATCTGTTCTCCGGTCCATGGCGCCATCAGTTCCCAGGTTCTGcagataaatcaaaatttaccTTAATGTACATACACAAAGCTTAATAACAATATCTTCTTCCCAAATGAAAGAGTTTCTACTCTGAATTTCTTTTATAGATGCATGGTTACAGAAGTACAAGTCTGAGTTCAATTATTTCTTCAAATGTTACTTACATGAGCCATTAACTTTTGGTGCAATtgaatatgaaataatattaaaatagtcCGAGTTTTAAATCCAAATAGAGGCTGTATTATAATATGCACAGTTATGTTCCGAACAATGAACTAGATGAAACTTACAGGTCGAGAGCGCGATAATAGTTTAGCCCGCCGGTGAAACCTTTCTGTTCATATTTGGTAGCATAGTAATTGACATCTTCTTCAGACAGCCATGATGGTAAAGTAATAGGAGTGTTAGGAGAACCTCCAAATCCTATCTCCTTTGGCACACAGAGTGCACGTGGATCACGCAGAGTAAGAAATGATTTTATTATTCTATTAGCGCCAGCACGAGCAAACTCTTCTTCAGCTTCCCCAGGTTTCTGCAGGACAATCAAATACCATATCACCTTGATATACATATATCTTTGAACTATCAAATCATCAATATTCCATGCAgcatataaatattattgaaatttgTGATCAACACTGAACTTAATAACAACTGTTCATGAAAACCAGGAATTGATTCAGAAGCTCTTGAATATGGAAGcaacaataattttttgattaaaaaaaagaatagagGAAGAAGCGAAGGTGAGAGCAACTGCACATACATACACACATAGATACTGCACCTAATAATGATTAACATTGTTAACTGAACACTGATCTCAAATGGGTAATAAAAGGTAACAGAACCCAATGTCTTGAGTACATATTGCCCAAATATCATTCCTTTGGTTTAAGAAAGACTGATTATACTTCAAAACCGAATTCAGATAAACCGCAAATCTGACTATTACAGATTTTGCTTTCACTTGTATGAAACTCAaacattttcttatttttattttgtgaaagaCAAATGTTAATATAGgttgta from Cicer arietinum cultivar CDC Frontier isolate Library 1 chromosome 3, Cicar.CDCFrontier_v2.0, whole genome shotgun sequence encodes:
- the LOC101488724 gene encoding epoxide hydrolase 3; this encodes MEKIEHTTVNTNGIKMHIASIGSGPVILFLHGFPELWYSWRHQLLSLSSLGYRAIAPDLRGYGDTDAPPCPSSYSALHIVGDLVGLLDGLGVDRVFLVGHDWGAAMAWYFCLLKPDRVKALVNMSVVFRPRNPIRKPVQTMRALMGDDYYICRFQKPGEAEEEFARAGANRIIKSFLTLRDPRALCVPKEIGFGGSPNTPITLPSWLSEEDVNYYATKYEQKGFTGGLNYYRALDLTWELMAPWTGEQIKVPVKFIVGDLDLTYNTPGVKEYIHNGGFRREVPYLQEMVVMEGVAHFINQERPEEINAHIYDFIKKF